A genomic window from Candidatus Omnitrophota bacterium includes:
- a CDS encoding NTP transferase domain-containing protein, whose protein sequence is DFNADKRVGAFVQDIMDMSLKTDKARDILDFAAKRYIERNGIRDDKGRLSAIIIQARMSSSRFPGKVMSLLGGMPLVEYVYRRCNTCGADNVVVATSEDISDDAVYDHCRANRIPVFRGSLDNVLERYIRAAGSVNAEYIVRVCADTPFVDTALVNTLLKTLIAEKLDYASLERSTCASGFYSEALTAEALKKAAGKTKEKEDLEHVTKYITSHPQEFSVKFINAGLNPEFVHEIRLTIDHPGDLKRANAIVGELADPLAFTSKEVLEAVRNKMIGLMA, encoded by the coding sequence ATGATTTCAATGCGGATAAAAGGGTCGGCGCATTCGTGCAGGACATAATGGACATGAGCTTAAAAACAGATAAAGCGCGGGATATACTGGACTTTGCGGCGAAGAGGTATATAGAAAGGAACGGAATAAGGGATGATAAAGGCCGGTTGAGCGCGATAATCATCCAGGCCAGAATGAGTTCCAGCCGGTTCCCGGGCAAGGTAATGTCCCTCCTGGGGGGGATGCCCCTGGTTGAATACGTATACAGGCGGTGCAATACCTGCGGGGCAGACAATGTAGTCGTCGCCACTTCAGAAGATATCTCCGATGACGCGGTATACGACCATTGCAGGGCCAATAGAATACCCGTCTTCAGGGGCAGTCTGGACAATGTTTTAGAAAGATACATCCGGGCCGCCGGATCAGTGAACGCTGAATACATCGTCCGTGTGTGCGCAGATACCCCTTTCGTGGATACCGCTTTAGTCAATACGCTATTGAAGACGCTCATCGCGGAAAAACTGGATTACGCCTCATTGGAGCGCAGCACATGCGCGTCCGGTTTCTATTCGGAGGCGTTAACCGCGGAAGCCCTGAAAAAAGCGGCGGGGAAAACGAAAGAAAAAGAAGATTTGGAGCACGTGACTAAATACATAACGTCGCATCCGCAGGAGTTTTCGGTCAAATTCATCAATGCCGGACTCAACCCGGAATTTGTGCATGAGATAAGATTGACCATCGACCATCCCGGCGACCTGAAAAGGGCGAACGCTATCGTGGGCGAATTGGCCGACCCTCTCGCCTTCACTTCAAAAGAGGTGCTGGAAGCCGTAAGGAACAAAATGATCGGGCTTATGGCATGA
- a CDS encoding radical SAM/SPASM domain-containing protein produces MKKYDAGDFPRRIEIELAASCNLRCSYCPRRYVDDLHGFMGFSFFKKLIDEVSAYPDTVLVLHRRGESLLHPDFIEICGYVKGKFKEVQMATNATLLDEPRSKAIIEAIDFISFSLDIPEVYNKTREPAKYDKVEAAILQFLKMNKGRVKTQVSMVKTLDTPPRNPEIFKNIWNGKVDRIRIYEEHSRNGKFGSLGAKRSGRVGCVMPFYEMLVFFDGKVGRCNHDWNSSPLGDANTSPIKEIWNCRSYKDLRRQHETMELIDEVCKGCDSWYPEIGNQGTGETVQNA; encoded by the coding sequence ATGAAGAAATATGATGCGGGGGATTTCCCCCGGAGGATAGAGATCGAGTTGGCGGCTTCGTGCAACCTGCGCTGCTCCTATTGCCCGCGCAGGTACGTGGACGATCTCCACGGCTTCATGGGTTTTTCATTCTTTAAAAAGCTGATCGATGAAGTATCCGCGTATCCCGATACGGTCCTCGTGCTTCACAGGCGCGGAGAAAGCCTGCTGCACCCGGATTTCATCGAGATATGCGGGTATGTGAAGGGCAAATTCAAGGAAGTCCAGATGGCGACCAACGCGACGCTGCTTGATGAGCCGCGGTCAAAGGCGATCATCGAGGCGATAGATTTTATCTCATTCAGCCTCGATATCCCGGAAGTATACAACAAGACGCGTGAGCCTGCAAAATACGATAAGGTCGAGGCCGCGATACTGCAGTTCTTAAAAATGAATAAAGGCCGCGTGAAGACCCAGGTCTCAATGGTAAAGACATTGGATACTCCGCCCCGGAACCCGGAGATCTTCAAAAACATATGGAATGGCAAGGTAGACCGCATACGTATATATGAGGAACATTCCCGTAACGGCAAGTTCGGTTCCCTGGGCGCGAAGAGGAGCGGGCGCGTGGGATGCGTGATGCCGTTTTATGAGATGCTCGTATTTTTTGACGGAAAAGTGGGAAGGTGCAACCACGATTGGAACAGTTCGCCGCTTGGGGATGCCAATACCTCGCCCATCAAAGAGATATGGAATTGCCGGTCTTATAAGGACCTTCGGAGGCAGCACGAAACGATGGAACTGATCGATGAAGTGTGTAAAGGATGCGATTCCTGGTATCCGGAGATCGGAAACCAGGGAACAGGGGAGACCGTACAAAATGCGTAA
- a CDS encoding DegT/DnrJ/EryC1/StrS family aminotransferase, with product MRNEFLPLAKPFMGTEEIEAVAEVIRSGYLTTGPRVTEFENAVTGYLGGQANAVALNSCTAGLYLALLACGIGKGDEVIVPTWTFAATGHVVLWTGATPVLCDVYESSLNIDVEKMKSLITPRTKAVMPVHFAGYPCDMDAILSVAKEHGLAVIEDAAHAIGTQYKGRKIGSFGDVAVFSFYATKNLACGEGGMAVSRDKKMIEKMRKLSYFGINKEAFNRYSQKGNWFYEIEEIGYKYNMDSIHAALGLEQLKKLDRMNERRRRIASLYRAGLDPRVRFSEDKPEHYHIYHLFTMRIGKDIIPRDEFIKRLRERNVGTSVHFIPLHKHPFYRDIIHSRFPAADRAYEEIVSIPMYPGMSDQDVDYVIETINDVLKSGG from the coding sequence ATGCGTAATGAATTTTTGCCGCTGGCAAAGCCGTTTATGGGGACCGAAGAGATAGAGGCGGTGGCTGAAGTCATCCGGAGCGGGTATTTGACTACCGGGCCGCGTGTGACGGAATTTGAAAATGCCGTGACGGGATATCTCGGAGGCCAGGCCAATGCCGTAGCCCTGAATTCCTGCACGGCGGGCCTGTACCTGGCCCTGTTGGCCTGCGGTATCGGTAAAGGGGACGAGGTAATAGTCCCGACATGGACATTTGCCGCTACGGGCCACGTGGTCTTATGGACCGGCGCGACACCCGTATTATGCGATGTCTATGAGTCATCCCTTAATATCGACGTCGAAAAAATGAAGTCCCTTATCACTCCGCGGACCAAGGCGGTCATGCCGGTCCATTTTGCGGGCTATCCGTGCGATATGGATGCGATACTTTCCGTGGCAAAAGAGCACGGCCTGGCGGTCATAGAGGATGCGGCGCACGCCATCGGCACACAATATAAAGGCAGGAAGATCGGCAGTTTCGGGGATGTCGCCGTCTTCAGTTTCTATGCTACCAAGAACCTGGCATGCGGCGAAGGGGGTATGGCGGTCTCCCGGGACAAAAAAATGATAGAGAAGATGCGGAAATTAAGTTATTTCGGCATCAACAAGGAAGCCTTCAACCGTTATTCCCAAAAAGGCAATTGGTTCTACGAGATAGAGGAGATCGGCTATAAATATAACATGGATAGCATCCATGCCGCCCTGGGGCTTGAGCAGCTTAAAAAACTGGACCGGATGAATGAGAGGCGGAGGCGCATCGCATCGCTCTACCGGGCCGGCCTTGATCCGCGCGTCCGTTTTTCCGAGGACAAGCCGGAACACTACCACATTTACCACCTCTTCACCATGCGCATCGGCAAGGATATCATCCCCAGGGACGAATTCATCAAGCGGCTCCGGGAGCGCAATGTCGGCACGAGCGTCCATTTTATCCCGCTGCATAAGCATCCCTTTTATAGGGATATCATCCATTCGCGCTTTCCCGCGGCAGACCGCGCTTACGAGGAGATAGTATCCATACCGATGTATCCCGGAATGTCGGACCAGGACGTTGACTACGTTATCGAAACCATTAATGATGTACTTAAGAGCGGAGGGTAA
- a CDS encoding UDP binding domain-containing protein codes for MIFENIMKNKTVSVWGLGYLGYTTIFKLQTSGFKVKVYDLNAGQLKAFTGGRYPDNNQKATWSLNGFLPKLDYPAIQVAKSAEEMFKDSCLHIIAMPESRKNTGKDTIASRMAVIFARNIKKSGTVPLVIFESAFIPGNIQKNFIDKLRKERITVSKDYHVGVFFRADWSVEAFIGKKDKMPVAGCCPKGSEAIRRLLEHLGLPVIMLDSIKDAEIYANSMNVIQAMAIDFLRQLAMGYPFVNMKKMSKALFGNISLADCELNIGTGGERMTFSTDYLIEGSDKPGNLTLLKEFQDIGISSVLSYADYIIRHGYKSVEILGITYKGNQKDLTLSPSVTLADYLIKNGLKVSICDPYCTVDEIRRYIKGVTVRSFPSKVFSSDVVVVASDHNQYKCIAPQKVRDAKNKVKLIIDNYGIWEHLRFEDPIRYHQVGDGSLDLSK; via the coding sequence ATGATATTCGAAAATATCATGAAGAACAAGACGGTTTCTGTCTGGGGTCTTGGCTACCTGGGATACACCACGATATTCAAGCTGCAGACGAGCGGGTTCAAAGTCAAGGTCTATGACCTGAACGCCGGGCAGCTTAAGGCCTTCACGGGGGGCAGGTATCCCGACAACAACCAAAAGGCGACCTGGTCGCTTAACGGGTTCCTGCCGAAACTGGATTATCCGGCCATCCAGGTGGCGAAGAGCGCGGAGGAGATGTTCAAAGATTCCTGCCTGCATATCATCGCGATGCCGGAGAGCCGCAAGAACACGGGGAAGGACACCATTGCGTCCAGGATGGCGGTGATCTTCGCCCGCAATATAAAAAAGAGCGGTACGGTTCCCCTGGTGATATTCGAATCGGCTTTCATCCCCGGGAATATCCAGAAGAACTTCATAGACAAGCTCCGTAAGGAGAGGATAACCGTATCAAAGGATTATCATGTGGGGGTCTTTTTCCGGGCGGACTGGAGCGTGGAGGCATTTATCGGTAAAAAGGACAAGATGCCCGTTGCGGGGTGCTGCCCGAAGGGTTCGGAGGCGATACGCAGGCTCCTTGAGCATCTCGGCCTGCCTGTAATAATGCTCGACAGCATAAAAGATGCCGAGATCTACGCAAATTCCATGAATGTCATCCAGGCGATGGCCATAGATTTCCTGCGCCAGCTCGCGATGGGGTATCCGTTCGTGAATATGAAGAAGATGTCGAAAGCCCTTTTCGGCAATATCTCGCTTGCCGATTGCGAATTGAACATCGGCACCGGCGGGGAAAGGATGACGTTCTCGACAGACTATCTCATAGAAGGCAGCGACAAACCGGGGAACCTTACTCTGCTTAAGGAGTTCCAGGATATAGGCATTTCGTCGGTGCTCAGTTATGCGGACTATATCATCCGGCACGGATATAAGAGCGTGGAGATACTGGGCATAACCTATAAAGGCAACCAGAAAGACCTCACGCTTTCCCCGTCGGTGACGCTGGCGGACTATCTCATAAAAAACGGGTTGAAGGTCTCCATATGCGACCCGTACTGCACCGTGGATGAGATACGCAGATACATAAAAGGTGTCACGGTAAGGTCATTCCCGTCTAAGGTATTCTCCTCGGATGTTGTGGTGGTCGCCTCCGACCACAACCAGTACAAATGCATCGCCCCGCAAAAGGTGAGGGATGCCAAAAATAAAGTGAAACTGATCATCGATAATTACGGGATATGGGAACACCTCCGTTTCGAAGATCCCATACGTTACCATCAGGTGGGAGACGGGTCGCTGGACCTTTCAAAATAG
- the asnB gene encoding asparagine synthase (glutamine-hydrolyzing): MCGIAGYISNNPEHNPRQIVHDMLKAISHRGPDQSGIYSRKGMALGMVRLSIIDKERHDIPYEAPDGSAVIVYNGEIYNHEDIRRSYRGEYEFKTQSDAETVLCHYLKQKISSFRDYNGMYAFAIYDGRDKEMYIVRDRAGEKPLYYVRSGDFFAFASEIKALLKLVKPVYNRECLSYEAFEFNTGEKTLFKDIYCLMPGDYLKIDSRLTVTKHSYWKIWDNLTEMPDDLKKIESRLTDLLVDSILLRTKNCVHRFGTFVSGGVDSALIACIAKPDYIYTCHYPIAKDYDELHYAQLVAKKIKKRLVVVRPTQEDFRRTNRKIVYHLDTPCTWTSFSLWMLLERASRDIKVVLSGDGADEIFSGYHRYHLLNHDESIKQLEALSQYSYLIDRYYGSTVERYARIVNRCENKYNQEVVKYLEETIGDFFGRVNNDHIHAMGLADFYTSMQELLQFADRINMAFHVENRAPFLDYRLIQFAFSMPSKYKIKDGVTKWILKRIAKKFIPAEIAARVDKRGFSAPVNRWFGWGKNGKYDRSEYRKHVFNEWVKVFNVETVPPAGPR; this comes from the coding sequence ATGTGCGGAATAGCCGGATATATATCGAACAACCCCGAACATAACCCGCGGCAGATCGTGCATGATATGCTGAAGGCGATCAGCCACAGGGGCCCGGACCAGTCCGGGATCTATTCCCGTAAGGGCATGGCGCTGGGGATGGTGAGGCTGAGCATCATCGACAAGGAAAGGCACGATATACCCTATGAGGCGCCGGACGGGTCGGCGGTCATCGTATATAACGGGGAGATCTATAACCACGAAGATATCCGGCGTTCATACCGGGGAGAGTATGAGTTCAAGACCCAATCGGATGCGGAGACTGTGCTTTGCCATTACCTGAAACAAAAAATTTCTTCGTTCCGTGATTATAACGGTATGTATGCGTTCGCTATCTATGACGGCCGGGATAAAGAGATGTATATCGTCCGGGACAGGGCGGGAGAAAAACCGTTGTACTATGTCCGCAGCGGTGATTTTTTCGCTTTTGCGAGCGAGATCAAGGCGCTGCTTAAACTGGTGAAGCCCGTCTACAACCGCGAATGCCTTTCGTACGAGGCATTCGAGTTCAATACCGGCGAGAAGACGCTGTTCAAGGACATATACTGCCTGATGCCGGGTGATTACTTAAAGATTGACAGCAGGCTTACCGTGACGAAACACTCATATTGGAAGATATGGGACAACCTGACGGAGATGCCGGATGACCTTAAGAAAATAGAGTCGCGGTTGACCGACCTTCTTGTCGATTCCATACTTTTGAGGACGAAGAATTGCGTGCACCGTTTCGGGACGTTCGTAAGCGGCGGCGTGGACAGCGCGCTGATCGCCTGCATCGCCAAGCCGGATTACATCTACACGTGCCATTACCCCATAGCCAAGGACTATGACGAATTGCATTATGCCCAGCTCGTCGCGAAAAAGATCAAGAAGAGGCTGGTGGTGGTCAGGCCCACGCAGGAGGATTTCCGCCGGACGAACCGGAAGATCGTATACCATCTTGATACGCCGTGCACCTGGACCAGCTTCAGCCTCTGGATGCTCCTTGAGCGCGCCAGCAGGGATATAAAGGTCGTCCTTTCCGGGGACGGTGCGGATGAGATATTTTCCGGCTATCACCGCTACCACCTTTTGAACCACGATGAGAGCATAAAGCAGTTGGAGGCCCTCAGCCAGTATTCTTACCTAATAGACCGTTATTACGGTTCCACGGTGGAGAGATACGCCAGGATCGTGAACCGCTGTGAGAACAAATATAACCAGGAAGTCGTGAAGTACCTTGAGGAGACGATAGGGGATTTCTTCGGGAGGGTAAATAACGACCATATCCACGCCATGGGCCTCGCGGATTTCTATACGAGCATGCAAGAGCTCCTGCAGTTCGCCGACAGGATCAACATGGCTTTTCATGTCGAGAACCGGGCGCCGTTTTTGGACTACCGGCTGATCCAGTTCGCCTTCAGCATGCCGTCCAAATATAAGATCAAGGACGGGGTCACTAAATGGATACTGAAGAGGATAGCGAAGAAGTTCATCCCGGCCGAAATAGCAGCGCGTGTCGATAAAAGGGGTTTCAGCGCGCCGGTGAACCGCTGGTTCGGATGGGGGAAGAACGGCAAGTATGACAGGAGCGAATACAGGAAACACGTCTTCAACGAATGGGTCAAGGTCTTCAATGTCGAGACCGTGCCTCCGGCGGGTCCCCGATGA
- the hisH gene encoding imidazole glycerol phosphate synthase subunit HisH: protein MIAIVDYGLGNLRSVAGAIQKLGFKPLITSDASDLKKCEKLIIPGVGAFGDGIGNLRQSGLVDVLDRLVLEEHRPVLGICLGSQLMAKESFEFGHHKGLGWIDASVVKIDVPGVRIPHVGWNGLLQRKANLLFESIPQDALFYYVHSYHIRCADPDDVIGECEYGTRFAAALNRGNIYATQFHPEKSQLHGLKLLENFLTKA, encoded by the coding sequence ATGATAGCCATTGTCGATTACGGCCTGGGCAACCTCCGTTCAGTCGCAGGCGCAATACAGAAACTGGGTTTTAAGCCGCTGATCACCAGTGATGCCTCCGACCTCAAAAAATGCGAAAAGCTCATAATACCCGGAGTAGGCGCGTTCGGGGACGGCATCGGGAACCTGCGCCAGTCAGGTCTCGTCGATGTGCTTGACCGGCTGGTCCTTGAAGAGCATAGACCGGTCCTTGGCATCTGCCTGGGGTCGCAATTGATGGCAAAAGAGAGCTTCGAATTCGGGCATCATAAAGGCCTCGGCTGGATCGACGCGTCAGTGGTAAAGATAGATGTGCCCGGCGTGCGGATACCCCACGTAGGATGGAACGGCCTTTTGCAGAGGAAAGCAAACTTACTTTTCGAGAGCATACCCCAGGACGCGCTTTTTTATTATGTGCACAGTTATCATATCCGGTGCGCAGATCCGGATGATGTCATCGGCGAATGTGAATACGGAACCCGGTTTGCCGCCGCGTTGAACCGGGGAAACATATACGCGACCCAATTCCATCCGGAGAAGAGCCAGCTTCACGGCTTAAAACTGCTTGAGAATTTTTTGACCAAAGCTTGA
- a CDS encoding imidazole glycerol phosphate synthase cyclase subunit encodes MLKKRLITVLTFNNGVLFRTKDFCPDYRYTLNFVDSWSIDEIVVLDVTRPAAGERKNFYDVVSRFAEKCFVPLAAGGGVRCIGDFKTLLGLGADKVTINTAAVERPEFISEAAKLYGSQCVVLSIDAKKNERGKYEVFTDFGKKASGLDPVGWAKRAEDLGAGEILISSIDKDGSLEGYDNELNRMVADAVGIPVLVCGGAGKWQDFVDGFKDGHASAVCTTNIYHFTETSIKSAKSYLKNSGIDVRA; translated from the coding sequence ATGCTTAAAAAAAGGCTGATCACAGTGTTGACGTTTAACAACGGGGTCCTGTTCCGGACAAAGGATTTTTGCCCGGATTACCGGTATACCCTGAATTTCGTCGATTCCTGGTCGATAGATGAGATCGTGGTACTGGACGTGACCCGTCCCGCAGCCGGGGAGAGGAAAAATTTTTATGACGTCGTAAGCCGGTTCGCTGAAAAATGTTTTGTCCCTCTTGCGGCAGGAGGGGGGGTAAGGTGCATCGGGGACTTTAAGACATTGCTAGGCTTGGGCGCGGATAAAGTGACCATCAATACGGCCGCGGTTGAACGCCCGGAGTTCATCAGCGAGGCCGCAAAATTATACGGGTCCCAATGCGTCGTCCTCTCCATCGACGCAAAGAAGAATGAACGGGGTAAATACGAAGTTTTTACGGATTTCGGCAAGAAGGCTTCCGGGCTGGATCCCGTGGGATGGGCCAAAAGAGCCGAGGACCTTGGGGCGGGAGAGATACTCATCTCTTCTATCGATAAGGACGGTTCTTTAGAAGGATACGATAATGAGCTTAACAGGATGGTTGCCGACGCCGTCGGGATACCTGTACTTGTATGCGGAGGGGCGGGGAAATGGCAGGATTTTGTAGATGGTTTTAAGGACGGCCACGCATCGGCGGTCTGTACCACTAATATTTATCACTTTACGGAAACGAGTATAAAGAGCGCGAAGAGTTACCTGAAGAACTCGGGTATCGATGTCAGGGCGTAA
- a CDS encoding N-acetyl sugar amidotransferase has product MVIYCKRCLMPSTRPRISFDKEGICNACRNAENKWEGIDWQARKKEFLDLLGQYRSKDGSWDCIVPWSGGKDSSAVAYKLKYEFGMNPLMTTFSPQLPTDVGNYNREMMVQLGFDHLFFRPNQCIHRRLSRRFFIERGNHKVAWDAGVNTIPVQAAVNYKVPLVFYAEHGESEYGGKVLKEESKKLRDFTEVIEHQIGDDPRNWVDDKITAKDLNPYLYPGLEDVKKVGVKALYFGYFFKWSSYENFLYIKEKFDFKTCPTGRSEGTYTDFDSLDDKSDNLYYYMQFIKFGFGRAVRDASRMIQNKQLTREQGLELAKKYDDEFPAYYFKDMLEYLDLTEKDFHEIVDKHRNPEIWKKEGGKWQLRYPLR; this is encoded by the coding sequence ATGGTTATTTATTGTAAGCGGTGCCTTATGCCTTCCACCAGGCCGAGGATATCCTTTGACAAGGAAGGTATTTGCAACGCGTGCAGGAATGCCGAGAATAAATGGGAAGGCATAGATTGGCAGGCCAGAAAAAAGGAATTCCTCGACCTCCTGGGCCAATACCGGTCCAAAGACGGGTCATGGGACTGTATCGTACCGTGGAGCGGCGGAAAGGACAGCAGCGCCGTGGCATACAAGTTGAAATATGAGTTCGGGATGAACCCGCTCATGACGACATTCTCTCCGCAGCTGCCTACTGATGTGGGAAACTACAACCGCGAGATGATGGTCCAGCTCGGTTTCGACCATCTCTTCTTCCGCCCCAACCAGTGTATACACCGGCGGCTGTCGCGCAGGTTCTTTATAGAGCGCGGCAACCATAAGGTAGCCTGGGACGCCGGCGTCAATACGATACCCGTCCAGGCCGCGGTAAATTACAAGGTGCCGCTGGTCTTTTACGCCGAACACGGGGAGAGCGAATACGGGGGGAAGGTCCTGAAAGAGGAGTCGAAGAAACTGCGGGACTTTACTGAGGTCATAGAGCACCAGATAGGCGACGATCCCAGGAACTGGGTAGACGACAAAATCACGGCGAAGGACCTCAACCCTTACCTCTATCCCGGCCTGGAGGACGTCAAGAAGGTGGGTGTAAAGGCGCTTTACTTCGGTTATTTCTTCAAATGGAGCAGTTACGAGAACTTCCTGTACATAAAGGAAAAATTTGACTTCAAGACATGCCCCACCGGAAGGTCGGAAGGGACCTACACCGATTTCGACAGCCTCGACGACAAGTCCGACAACCTTTACTATTATATGCAGTTCATAAAGTTCGGTTTCGGCAGGGCGGTGAGGGACGCGAGCAGGATGATCCAGAATAAACAGCTCACCAGGGAGCAGGGCCTGGAATTGGCAAAAAAATACGATGATGAATTCCCGGCGTATTATTTCAAGGATATGCTGGAATATTTGGATCTCACAGAAAAAGATTTCCATGAGATAGTGGATAAACACAGGAATCCCGAGATCTGGAAGAAAGAGGGCGGGAAGTGGCAATTGAGATACCCCTTACGCTGA